The Rhodanobacter sp. LX-99 genome segment TTCCACTTCACGCTGGTGCTTCGGGCTGTCCATGTCGATGAAGTCGATCACCAGCAGGCCGCCGGCATCGCGGATGCGCGCCTGGCGGGCGATTTCCACCGCTGCCTCGCAATTGGTGTTGAACGCCGTTTCCTCGATGTCGCTGCCCTTGGTCGCCTTGGACGAGTTGACGTCGATCGCGGTCAGCGCTTCGGTCTGGTCGATCACGATCGAACCGCCCGACGGCAGGCGTACCTGGCGGTCGAACGCGCTCTCGATCTGCGTCTCGATCTGGTAGCGGGTGAACAACGGGGTGTCGTCGCGGTACAGCTTGAGCTTGCGCAGCGCGTTCGGCATCACCTGCTGCATGAAGTCGCGGGCGTCGTTGTACAGCGATTCGTCGTCGATCAGGATTTCGCCGATGTCGCTGCGCAGGTAGTCGCGCAGGGCACGGATGAACAGCTTCGACTCCTGATAGATCAGGAACGGCGCCTTCTGCTTGCTGGCCGCTTCGGAGATCGACTTCCACAGCTGCAGCAGGTAGTCCAGGTCCCACTGCAGTTCTTCGGCGTCGCGGCCGAGGCCGGCGGTGCGCACGATCAGGCCGACGTCGTCAGGCACGGTGACGTGGTCGAGCGCTTCCTTCAGCGCCTGCCGATCCTCGCCCTCGATCCGGCGCGAGACGCCGCCGGCCTTCGGGTTGTTCGGCATCAGCACCATGTAGCGGCCGGCCAGGCTGATGAACGTGGTCAGGGCAGCGCCCTTGTTGCCGCGTTCTTCCTTTTCCACCTGCACGACGACTTCCTGACCTTCCTTGATCAGTTCGCGGATGTTCGCCTTGTGCGGGTCCAGGCCAGGGGTGAAGTAATCGCGGGAGATTTCCTTCAGCGGCAGGAAGCCGTGGCGTTCGGCGCCATACTCGACGAAGCAGGCTTCGAGTGAAGCCTCAACTCGAGTGATTCGACCCTTGTAAATATTGGACTTTTTCTGTTCCCGCGAAGGGATTTCGATGTCCAGGTCGTACAGATTCTGGCCATCGACAATGGCCACGCGCAACTCTTCACGCTGAGTCGCGTTGATCAACATACGTTTCATGGTGGTAATCCTCGGCTTGGCCGCGCGTCGCGCGCCACGGTGGCGCCACAATGGCGGCCTGCCGGGGATCGCGCCGCTGCGGTTAAGCGGCAAAAAAACGGCACCGTTTCCGGCGTCGGGATGATTCGGTCAGCTGCGCCCGCCGCCCCGACACCGCAATGGCATCGGACAAACAGCGGCCCAAACCGTTACGATGAAAGGGAGTCGCGACCGGCCGCCCGAAGGCACCGGAGCAATCCTCGCCGACGTTACGGGCGGGCATTCGACCCGATCCAGACTTCGATGGGCAGAATGTAGCGCCCGCCGAGTATCCTATTTAAGCAGGTTTTTTTCAATGCAGACGGCAACTTCCCATGACGCACCTCACGGTGTACGTCAAGTCGAGATCGGCCCCGAGCGGGACGGTCAGCGCATCGACAATGCGCTGGTGACCCTGCTCAAGGGCGTGCCCAAGAGCATGATTTACCGGCTTTTGCGTACCGGCCAGGTACGCGTGAACGGCAAGCGGGCCAAGCCGGATACGCGTCTCGCTGATGGTGATACGCTGCGAATTCCCCCTGTGCGGGTGGCGGAAAGGCCAGAGGGCCGTATGCCCGCCAGCGGCCTGGTGGCATCCGTGGCCGATTCGGTCATTTTCGAGGACAAGCACTTTCTGGTCATCGACAAACCCGCCGGCGTGGCCAGCCACGGCGGCAGCGGGGTCAGCCATGGCACGATCGAGCTGCTGCGCGCGGCCCGACCGCAGGAACACCTGGAACTGGTGCACCGGCTCGACCGCGATACCAGCGGCGTGCTGGTGTTTGCCCGTACGCGGGCCGGGCTGACCGGCCTGCAGGCGGCGATCCGCGCCGGCGAAGTCACCAAACAGTATCTGTGCCTGATGCTCGGCCACCCGTCCAAGGCGAAGTTCGACGTCAACGCACCGTTGTTGAAATCGGTCATGCAGGGCGGCGAGCGGATGGTGCGAGTAGCCGACAACGGCAAGCCATCGCTGACGTTTTTCCGTGAAATGGAACAGTACCCCAGCGCCCGCCTGATGCAGGCCACGCTGGGCACCGGCCGCACCCACCAGATCCGCGTGCATGCGGCACATATCGGCCACCCGCTGGCCGGCGACCCGAAATACGGCGATCGCGAGATGAACAAGCGCTTCCGCGAAATGGGCCTGAACCGGATGTTCCTGCACGCCTCGCACATGAGCTTCGACCTGGACGGGCGCTCTTACAGCTTTTCCGCGCCGCTGCCGGACGATCTGAAGGATTTCCTCGACGTGCTGTCGGTGAAAGGCAAGCGGCTGCTCTGGATGAAGGAAAAGTCGCGCACCGACTTCTGATCAGCGCGCCAGCAAAGCCTCGACCCGCGCGGCGCAGATGAAATCGTTCAGCGACAGTCCGCCAACGTCGTGAGTCGACCACAACACCTGGCAATGGCCGTAGCCGGCTTCGAGGTCCGGGTGATGGTCTTCCTGATTGGCCATGAAGCCCACCGCGTTGATGAAGCCCAGCGTGTGATGGAAGTCGGCAAACCTGAAATCCTTGACGATGGCTGCACCGTCACTGCGCAACTGCCAGCCCGACGGCAGTTGCTGCAACAGCTCGGCCACCTGCGCACCGCCCAGCGCATGCTCCTTGCCCTTGCGCGGCTGACAGTGCCGGGTGGCCAGATCGTTTACGTTCATGGGATCTCCGTCGGGGCTGAAAGTCTTGAGGATGCGAAGCGTCGAAGTTGTGCGCGCAAAAGTCAAAGCGCGCATGGAACTCGAAACAGGACTAAAATGGTGCTGTTTCGCCGGTAAGGCCTACCGGCACCCGTTGGGCGATACTGGAGCAGGCATGATCGACATTTCCGAACGCGCGCAGCAGCATTTTCTGCGGCTTCTCTCACAGCAGGGCATCGACGGGCTGGGTATCCGCCTGCGGGTGACTTCGCCGGGCACGCCGGCGGCCAACTGCGAACTGGAATTCTGCGAGCCCGCGGACCTGGCCGGCGGGGAGTGGACGATCGAGTGCGCCGGCTTCGACTTCCATGTCGACGGCGACAGCGCCAGTTGGCTGGACCACGCCAGCATCGACTTCGAGCCGAATGCCACCGGCGGCCAGCTCAACATCCGCGCGCCGAAGATCAAGGGCGATGTGCCTGGGGCGGAAGCGGGCCTGATCGAGCGTGTGCGCTACGTGCTGGAGGCGGAGATCAACCCGAAGCTGGCCTCGCACGGCGGCCGCGTCAGCCTGCTGGAGATCGATGCCGACGGTGCGGTGCTGCTGCAGTTCGGCGGCGGCTGCCACGGCTGCGGCATGGTCGACGTGACGCTGAAGCAGGGCGTGGAAAAGACCTTGCGCGAGCGGGTGCCGGAAATCACCGCAGTGCGCGACGCCACCAACCACGCCGTCGGCGAAAAGCCTTACTACAGCAAGGCCGAGGGCAAGTCGGCAATTGCCTGAACCTGGTCCGGATCGCGCAAAAACTAAAGGCCCGCCGAAGCGGGCCTTTGTTTTCCTGCAACGCGGCAGCGGGTTTACTTGTCGCCGCTGACGTGGCCCTTCAGCGTATCGAGCTTGCTCGGCAGGCCGGAGAAATACGCGGCGACGTCCTCGATGTCCTGGTCGGACAGCGTGGCTACCATGCCTTTCATGATCGGATTATTGCGCTGGCCATCCTTGTACTCGTGCAGCACTTGCTGCAGATACAGGCTGTACTGGCCAGCGAGGCGTGGGTACTGCGGATCGATCGAATTGCCGTCGACACCATGGCAGGCGAAGCAGGTGGCTGCCTTCTGCTTGCCGTTCTCGGCGTTGCCGGTGGCAAGCAGCTGGGTGGAAGCGAACGCCAGGATGGCGCCGAATGAAAGCAGGGTAATCGCACGTTTCATGCGGGAAGTCCTTGGCAGCTTACTTGGCGAGACTGGAAAGATAGGCGGCAATGTTCTGGATGTCCGTCGCGGACAGGCTCTGCGCCTGCGCATCCATGGTCGGGTGCTTGCGGTCGCCGCTCTGGTAACCCTGCAGCGCATTGACGATGTACTGCTCGTTCTGGCCAGCGATCTTCGGCACCGGGTACTGCGGGTAGGCGTTGGTGTAGCCAGGTATCCCATGGCAACCAGCGCACGTATAAATGAGTTTGCGTCCGGCGGCCTTGTCGCCTTCAGCGTGAACGCTGGTGGTGGCGAAGAAGGCTGTGGCCACGGCCAGGCCAAGCAATTGCAATCGAGTCATCGAGATCATTCCCACGAGTGCGACAGGTACAGGGTCATGTAAGCCACCAAGTATAGACGTTGCTTTAACGCGTGAACAACACTCCGCTCAGGAATGGTCAATGTTTGCGCAGCCCATCGGGCACTCGTGCCGACTGCATCGACCGACATTGCCGTTGTGACCATCGCCCCCATATACTGGCGTGGTCATATCGTTTTCCCCGGGGGTGTCCTGGCTTCGACGGGGGTAGTGAGATGACTTGGTGCATGCCGAGGGGGCAGCTTTCCTCGTTAATCCAGCAGCAAACTCATAGTTGCCAACGACGACAACTACGCTCTCGCCGCTTAAGGCGTAAGCCCCGAACCCACTTGTGCTCATGCTCGTCGGTGTAGGGTCATTACCATGAGATCGCCGAACGCTGCTGCCTGGCGGTTCTAGGCTAGATCAATCAGGCTGGTTCCGCGGTGCGCTTCGCCCATCGTGCTTGTCGCGGAACGAGATCGAACGGTGAGCTAAGCATGTAGATCCGGGCATTTAACGCCTTCGGACGCGGGTTCGACTCCCGCCACCTCCACCAACGCAAAACCCCCGAGCGATCGGGGGTTTTTTTATGGTTAGACTGCGGCGGATTCAGGCGGCGCGATTGTGCGAACGCATGGTGCGTTGCTTCTCGATCTGCCAGTCGCGCTGCTTTTCGGTGTCGCGCTTGTCGTGTTCCTGCTTGCCGCGGGCGAGGCCGATCTCGACCTTCACCTTGTTGCCTTTCCAGTACATGGCGGTGGGCACCAGGGTGTAGCCCTTGCGCTCGACGGCGCCGACCAGTTGGTCGATCTCCTTGCGGTGCAGCAGCAGCTTGCGGGTGCGCCGGTCCTCGGCGATGACGTGGGTGGAGGCGCTGATCAATGGCGGAATCGATGCGCCGACCAGGAAGATCTCGTTCTTCAGGACGACCGCGTAACTGTCGCCGAAATTGATCCGCCCCGCACGCAATGCTTTCAGCTCCCAGCCCTGCAGCGCGACGCCGGCCTCGAAGCGCTGGTCGATGTGGTACTCGAAGCGCGCACGCTTGTTGAGCGCGATGGTGCCGCCGCCCTTGTTGTCCTTGTCCTTTGTCTTGGCCATGTCCGTTAAACTCGGGCGCGTCGCCCTGTGGTCTGCCCTGTTCCGTTGGGAACGGGCTCATTCAATAGGTGCAGCCATGGATGGCTGCTTCTTGATCCTCGCACTCAGGGATGAATGCAAGAACCATCGAGGGTTGCCGTGATCGAAATTCGTCGCAGCGCGTTGGTGAAGTATTCGCCAGCGCAGATGTTCGACCTGGTCAATGACGTTGAAGCATACCCAAAGCGCTTCTCTTGGTGTGCCGCCGCCGAGGTCACCGAGCGCAAGGAGGATGTGCTGGTGGCACGACTGGATCTCAAGTTTGCAGGGCTCCACCAGAGCTTCACAACGCGCAATACGATCGATCCGCCGCGGCGCCTGCGGATGGACCTGGTCGACGGCCCGTTCCGCAGCCTTGAGGGCGTGTGGGACTTCATCGCCCTCGGCGATGCCGGCTGCAAGGTCGCGTTTGCGCTGGATTTCGACTACGCCGGCCGGCTCGGTGGTGGTGCGCTGAAGCTGGGTTTCCAGGGACTGGCCGGACGCATGGTGGACGACTTCTGCCGAGAGGCCGAGCGTGTCTATGGCTGAGCGTACGATCCGCGTCGAAGTGGTTTACGCGGGGACGGAACGGCCGATCCGGCGTCGGGTCGAACTGGCCGATGGCTGCACGGTGATGCAGGCCATCGACGCCTCGGGGATCGTCACCATGCTTCCGGGCGGTGCGGTCGATCCGGCCCGCCTAGGCGTCTTCGCTCGAAAAGTGGCGCCGGACCGGCTTGTGCGGGAAGGCGACCGGATCGAGATCTACCGGCCGCTGCTGCTTGATCCGATGGAAGCGCGTCGCCGGCGTGCCCGTTAGGGCAGGGCGAGCCGCCCCGATCAATGGCCGTCGTTGCTGCCCGGGTTGTCGCCCTGGCCGAAACCGCCGTCATTCTTCTTGTCGTCCGGCGACGTGCTCTTGTCGCCCTGGGTCTCGTTGACCGGATAGCCGGCGTTGTACTTCTTGCTGTCCTTGACCAGTTGCTGGGCATCCTGCGCAAAGAAGTCGCCCTCGGTGCGCACCAGCGTGTCATTGTTGAAGGTCAGGGTGAACGTGCGCACTTTCATGGCGCTGCCACGGTGCGACAGGGTCGACACGTAGTCCCAACGGCTCTGGTCGAACGGCGTGCTCACCGAAGGCGTACCCATCAGCACCAGCACCTGGCGCTTGGTCATGCCGGGCTTGAGCTGATCCACCGTTTTCTTGTCGAGCAGGTTGCCTTGCTGCACGTCGGGTTTGTAGACGATATGGCAACCGGCAATGGAAAGCGCCAGCACGGCGAAAACCAGCAGGGTGATCAGCTTTTGCATGCGTGTTGCGTCCGGATCATGAAGGTGTCGGATGATACACTACCGGCTCGGAATCGCCGTGTGCGGGGGTGGGTCATGGAACAGGAAACCAAAGAGCTGCGCAGGGTTGGCCTCAAGGTGACCCACCCGCGCATGCGCATCCTGCAGATCTTCGACGAGGAGGGCGTCCAGCACCTCACCGCCGAAGACGTCTACAAGAAACTGCTTGCCCACCAGGAAGACATCGGCCTGGCCACGGTGTACCGCGTGCTGACCCAGTTCGAGGCGGCAGGCATCATCGTCAAGCACAATTTCGAAGGTGGCCAGGCTGTCTACGAACTGGACCGCGGCAAGCATCACGATCACATGATCGATGTGGACAGCGGGAAAGTGATTGAGTTCGTCAGCGAGGAGATCGAGCGCCTGCAGCACGAGATCGCGGCGAAGCACGGCTATGTGATCGAGGATCACAGTCTGGTGCTGTACGTGCGGCCGAAGCAGCGCGCTCCTCGCAAAGGCTAGAAGAGTCGCGACTATCTTGGGCTCCGCCAGGAATGCCAGACGGTAAAACGGGCATAAAAAAGCCGCGAGGAGGACTCCTGTCCGCCCGCGGCTGCTCCCCTACCTGTCGGTTGGCAACGCGAATGGCTCGCTGTTGCCTTTTGACTCTCGCCAGGTAGCGGCGAAACGGCCTCCTGCCGTTGTTTCAGAGCCCCCGTCCCCACGGTGACTCTGATCCACCATCTTGCGATGGTGGCTCCCCCACATCGATGGACAGATGCTAACGACGGCTTCACGTTTCCGGTATCGGAAAAATTCCTAGTTTTGCCGACCAATCTCGGGAGGATTGTTGTTGCCCCGCAGCAAAATCCGCAGGTGCACACCGGCCGGAGCGGGACGCAGTCGGAACTGTCCGCCGAGCGAGGTGACCCTGTCGCGCATGCCTTGCAGGCCGCGACCACCGCGGGGCAGGCGGCTGGGCAGGCCGGTGCCGTCGTCGCGCAGGTCGAGCAGGGCCACCGCGATGCCCTGGCGCTCGCCGATACGCAGGCGCAGCCTGAACTCGCTGGCCTTGGCATGCTTGACGGCATTGGTCGCGCTTTCCTGCACCAGCCGGTAGATCGCGGTGCGGGTGTCGTCGTCCAGCAGGCGGGGGTCGCCGTGCAGTTCGGTGTGGTAGGTCATCCCGGCGGTGTTCAGCAGATCGCGGATGGGGCCTTCATCAAGGGCGCGCAGCAACCCGAACTCATCGAGCACGGCGGGGCGCAAGTCGTCCAGCAGGCGGTGCAGGGCGCGCCGCATATGCGCCAGGATGGTATTGATCGAAGTGCTGATGTCCTCCATGCCGGCTTGGTGCAGGCGCGCCTGGGCCAGCTTCACATGGGTCTGGATCGCGGTAATGTTCTGGCCCAGTTCGTCGTGCAGTTCGGCGGCCAGGTGGCGACGCTGGTTTTCGTCCGCCTGCAGGTTGCCGCGGGCGGCGTCGCGCAGTTGATGGGCCAGTTGGTCCAGCCGACGGTTGACCGCGCCCAGGTAGATGTTCTGCTCGGCCACGCGTTCGCTGCTTCGACGCAACGCATCGGTGGCCGACCCCAGCATCAGCGCACCGGTTCCGGCCACCGCAAGAAACAGGTAGGCCGCGGCGTTCGACGGGGCATGACCCAGATGCTGGTCAACCAGGGTCATGCCGAGACTGGTGATGAGCATGGCCAGACTGGCGCCGCGCCAGCCGTGGCGGAAAGCGAAGAACAGCACCGGCGCCAGCGACAGCACGCGGGCGAATTGCGGCTGGGGCGCGGCCTGCTCGGACAGCACCAGCAGGATCGTCATGGAAGGCAGCATCACCAGCAGCCCATCCATGAACAGGCTGGCCAGGGCGCGCTGCTCGATCCGGGTACGCAACAGCATGATCATCAACGGCACGATCAGCAGGATGCCCAGGTAATGGCTGAGCAGTTCCTCGCCGAGCACGCGGATCATCAGTTCGGGCGAGCTCGGCGTGCTGACCAGCGCCAGCAGTGCGGCATCGACGGCGGTGGTGGCGGTCACCACCAGCACCACGGAAAGCAGCAGACGGGTGACCTCCTGCGGGCTGTGCAGGCTGGCATGCAGGTTGAATCGCCGCAGCAGCCACAGGCCGGCGGCCATCACCAGCGGCTCAGGCAACTCGTCGACGGCGAAACCGAACCAGCCCAGTGGCAGGCCATGGGCCAGGCTGATGCCGGCAGTGGCGACAAGTTCGGCGCCCAGCAACCAGCCCCAGTACCGGACCGGGGTGAGCAGCAGGGCGCCGAAGCGCAACCCGTACGGCAGCATCCAGTACGGCTGCACGGTCAGCCACAGCAGCAGCCACAACAGCAGGTAGCCGGCGGCGAGCACGGGGCCGGAGTCGGGCAGGCGTAGGGGTTTCAGGCGCATGCGCGGATGTTACATGTGCGCCGTGCAACGGTGGTCGGCCATGCCGTCGGCAAGCCGGATGTGCATAACGGCGGGGTCCCTGTGTAAAGTAGCGGGATGTACAGCATTGTTCTGGTCGATGACCATGCCATCGTTCGCGAGGGCTTCAAGCGGCTGATCGAGATGGAGTCGGATCTCGACGTGGTAGCCGAGTGCCGCAGCGCCGACGATGCGGTCGAGGCGGTCAGCCACTGGCGCCCCGACCTGGTCGCGCTGGATCTGTCCCTGCCCGACGGCAGTGGGCTGCCGCTGATCGAGCACCTGCTCAGCGTCCACGCGCAAACCCACATCGTGGTGTTGAGCATGCATGATGGCGAGCCGTACGTGTCCGAGGCGTTGCGCCGCGGCGCCAGCGGTTACGTCACCAAGGGCGTGGCGCCAGAGGAACTGGTGGCGGGCCTGCGCGCGGTGATGCAGGGCGAATGTTTCCTCAGTTCGGATTTGCGCCAACGCCGGGCCGACCGGCCGAATGCGGCGCTGGACCCTCTCAACCGGCTGACCGCACGCGAGCGCGAGGTTTTCCTGCTGCTGGCCGGGGGCCGCGCCCCGAAGCAGGTGGCGGCGGAGCTGGGGATCGGGCAGAAGACGGTCTACATCCATCGCGCCAGCCTGATGGGCAAGCTGGGTGCCGGCTCGGAACTCGACCTGTACCGGATGGCGACCGAGCGCGGGATGTTGTCGCCGGCCGGGTGACACGGCCTCGTCGAATCAGGCGATCTGTGCCCGCTCCAGCATCTGCTTCGCGTGAGCCCGCGTTTCGCGGGTGATCTCGACGCCGCCCAGCATGCGCGCCAGCTCGTCGCGGCGACCGGCGGCGTCGAGCCTTTCGATCTGCGTGCGGGTGGAATCGCCGTCGCTGTGCTTGCTGACGCGCAGGTGCGCATGGCCCTGGGCAGCCACCTGCGGCAGGTGGGTGACGCACAGCACCTGGCGCTGGGCGCCCAGCGCGCGCAGTTTCTGCCCGACCACTTCGGCGACGGCGCCGCCGATGCCGGTGTCGACCTCGTCGAAGATCATGCTGCCGACGGTGTCCTTGCCCAGGGTGGCGACTTCGATCGCCAGGCTGATGCGTGCCAGTTCGCCGCCGGAGGCAACCTTGCGCAGCGGGCGCGGCGGCTGGCCGGGATTGGCGCTTACCAGCAGTTCGCAGCGTTCGAGTCCTTGCGGGTCCGGTTCGCTGCCGGCAGCCGGTTCCAGCTCGACGCGCAAGAGGCCGCCGGCCATGCCCAGTTCGGCCATCAGCGCGCTGACCTCGTCGCCAAGCCTGGCGGCGGCCATCGCACGCGCGCCGCTGAGCCGGGCCGCCGCGCTGGCGTAATCGTCCTGCAAGCGTTGGCGTTGTGCCGCCAGCTGTTCCAGTGCGTCACCGGCACCTTCGAGCTCGACCAGCTCGGCGTGCAAGGCGGCCAACCGGTCGTGCAACTCGGCCACCGGCAGCCGATGCCGGCGTGACAGCTCGTGCAGGCGGGCCAGATGATTGTCGACTTCGGTGTAGCGCTCCGGGTCGAGGTCGACGTCCTGCGCATAGCGTGCCAGGCCGTCGGCGGCTTCGCCGAGTTCGATGCCGGCGTTGTCCAGCAGTTCCAGCAGCGGGGCAAGCTGGCCGTCGAGCGCGGCAAGCTTGCCCAGTTCGGCATGCGCCCGGCCGAGTGCGCGGCGCAACGCGAATTCGCTGTCGCCATCGAGCAGTTCGACCACGCCGGCGGTGCCTTCGGCCAGGCGGCCGGCGTTGGCGAGGCGCTTGTGGTTCGCTTCGAGTTCGTCCAGTTCGGCGGGCGGTAGCGTCCATTTTTCCAGTTCGCCGATTTCATGCCGCAGCAGTTCGATGCGCTGGCCGCGGTCATCGCCACCGCTGAGCTTGCGCATGCGCGCGCCCAGTTCGCGCCATTGCACGGCACCGTCGCGCACCTGCGCCAGCAAGTCGTCGTGACCGGCGTAGGCGTCCAGCAGGGCCAACTGGTGCGAGCGCGACAACAGCGCCTGATGCTCGTGCTGGCCGTGGATCTCGACCAGCAGCGCGGCCAGTTCGCCAAGCTGGCGGGCGTTCGCCGGGCGGCCGTTGATCCAGGCCTTGGAGCTGCCCTCGGCACGGATCACCCGGCGCAACTGGCAGCTGCCATCCTCGTCGAGTTCCTCGCGTTGCAGCCAGTCGCGGGCCTCGGGCAGGTCGGCCAGATCGAACTCGGCCGCCAGTTCCGCGCGGTCGTTGCCGGTGCGCACCATGCCACTGTCGGCGCGGGCGCCGGCCAGCAGCATCAGCGCGTCGACCAGCA includes the following:
- the fur gene encoding ferric iron uptake transcriptional regulator, which codes for MEQETKELRRVGLKVTHPRMRILQIFDEEGVQHLTAEDVYKKLLAHQEDIGLATVYRVLTQFEAAGIIVKHNFEGGQAVYELDRGKHHDHMIDVDSGKVIEFVSEEIERLQHEIAAKHGYVIEDHSLVLYVRPKQRAPRKG
- a CDS encoding RnfH family protein; protein product: MAERTIRVEVVYAGTERPIRRRVELADGCTVMQAIDASGIVTMLPGGAVDPARLGVFARKVAPDRLVREGDRIEIYRPLLLDPMEARRRRAR
- a CDS encoding NifU family protein — encoded protein: MIDISERAQQHFLRLLSQQGIDGLGIRLRVTSPGTPAANCELEFCEPADLAGGEWTIECAGFDFHVDGDSASWLDHASIDFEPNATGGQLNIRAPKIKGDVPGAEAGLIERVRYVLEAEINPKLASHGGRVSLLEIDADGAVLLQFGGGCHGCGMVDVTLKQGVEKTLRERVPEITAVRDATNHAVGEKPYYSKAEGKSAIA
- the smpB gene encoding SsrA-binding protein SmpB — protein: MAKTKDKDNKGGGTIALNKRARFEYHIDQRFEAGVALQGWELKALRAGRINFGDSYAVVLKNEIFLVGASIPPLISASTHVIAEDRRTRKLLLHRKEIDQLVGAVERKGYTLVPTAMYWKGNKVKVEIGLARGKQEHDKRDTEKQRDWQIEKQRTMRSHNRAA
- a CDS encoding RluA family pseudouridine synthase translates to MQTATSHDAPHGVRQVEIGPERDGQRIDNALVTLLKGVPKSMIYRLLRTGQVRVNGKRAKPDTRLADGDTLRIPPVRVAERPEGRMPASGLVASVADSVIFEDKHFLVIDKPAGVASHGGSGVSHGTIELLRAARPQEHLELVHRLDRDTSGVLVFARTRAGLTGLQAAIRAGEVTKQYLCLMLGHPSKAKFDVNAPLLKSVMQGGERMVRVADNGKPSLTFFREMEQYPSARLMQATLGTGRTHQIRVHAAHIGHPLAGDPKYGDREMNKRFREMGLNRMFLHASHMSFDLDGRSYSFSAPLPDDLKDFLDVLSVKGKRLLWMKEKSRTDF
- a CDS encoding cytochrome c yields the protein MKRAITLLSFGAILAFASTQLLATGNAENGKQKAATCFACHGVDGNSIDPQYPRLAGQYSLYLQQVLHEYKDGQRNNPIMKGMVATLSDQDIEDVAAYFSGLPSKLDTLKGHVSGDK
- a CDS encoding 4a-hydroxytetrahydrobiopterin dehydratase gives rise to the protein MNVNDLATRHCQPRKGKEHALGGAQVAELLQQLPSGWQLRSDGAAIVKDFRFADFHHTLGFINAVGFMANQEDHHPDLEAGYGHCQVLWSTHDVGGLSLNDFICAARVEALLAR
- a CDS encoding cytochrome c, which produces MTRLQLLGLAVATAFFATTSVHAEGDKAAGRKLIYTCAGCHGIPGYTNAYPQYPVPKIAGQNEQYIVNALQGYQSGDRKHPTMDAQAQSLSATDIQNIAAYLSSLAK
- the bamE gene encoding outer membrane protein assembly factor BamE, with translation MQKLITLLVFAVLALSIAGCHIVYKPDVQQGNLLDKKTVDQLKPGMTKRQVLVLMGTPSVSTPFDQSRWDYVSTLSHRGSAMKVRTFTLTFNNDTLVRTEGDFFAQDAQQLVKDSKKYNAGYPVNETQGDKSTSPDDKKNDGGFGQGDNPGSNDGH
- a CDS encoding type II toxin-antitoxin system RatA family toxin encodes the protein MIEIRRSALVKYSPAQMFDLVNDVEAYPKRFSWCAAAEVTERKEDVLVARLDLKFAGLHQSFTTRNTIDPPRRLRMDLVDGPFRSLEGVWDFIALGDAGCKVAFALDFDYAGRLGGGALKLGFQGLAGRMVDDFCREAERVYG
- a CDS encoding MASE1 domain-containing protein, whose protein sequence is MRLKPLRLPDSGPVLAAGYLLLWLLLWLTVQPYWMLPYGLRFGALLLTPVRYWGWLLGAELVATAGISLAHGLPLGWFGFAVDELPEPLVMAAGLWLLRRFNLHASLHSPQEVTRLLLSVVLVVTATTAVDAALLALVSTPSSPELMIRVLGEELLSHYLGILLIVPLMIMLLRTRIEQRALASLFMDGLLVMLPSMTILLVLSEQAAPQPQFARVLSLAPVLFFAFRHGWRGASLAMLITSLGMTLVDQHLGHAPSNAAAYLFLAVAGTGALMLGSATDALRRSSERVAEQNIYLGAVNRRLDQLAHQLRDAARGNLQADENQRRHLAAELHDELGQNITAIQTHVKLAQARLHQAGMEDISTSINTILAHMRRALHRLLDDLRPAVLDEFGLLRALDEGPIRDLLNTAGMTYHTELHGDPRLLDDDTRTAIYRLVQESATNAVKHAKASEFRLRLRIGERQGIAVALLDLRDDGTGLPSRLPRGGRGLQGMRDRVTSLGGQFRLRPAPAGVHLRILLRGNNNPPEIGRQN
- a CDS encoding response regulator transcription factor, translated to MYSIVLVDDHAIVREGFKRLIEMESDLDVVAECRSADDAVEAVSHWRPDLVALDLSLPDGSGLPLIEHLLSVHAQTHIVVLSMHDGEPYVSEALRRGASGYVTKGVAPEELVAGLRAVMQGECFLSSDLRQRRADRPNAALDPLNRLTAREREVFLLLAGGRAPKQVAAELGIGQKTVYIHRASLMGKLGAGSELDLYRMATERGMLSPAG
- the recN gene encoding DNA repair protein RecN, whose amino-acid sequence is MLTSLYVRHFAVVEAAEVAFGPGLTVVSGETGAGKSLLVDALMLLAGARADSGMVRTGNDRAELAAEFDLADLPEARDWLQREELDEDGSCQLRRVIRAEGSSKAWINGRPANARQLGELAALLVEIHGQHEHQALLSRSHQLALLDAYAGHDDLLAQVRDGAVQWRELGARMRKLSGGDDRGQRIELLRHEIGELEKWTLPPAELDELEANHKRLANAGRLAEGTAGVVELLDGDSEFALRRALGRAHAELGKLAALDGQLAPLLELLDNAGIELGEAADGLARYAQDVDLDPERYTEVDNHLARLHELSRRHRLPVAELHDRLAALHAELVELEGAGDALEQLAAQRQRLQDDYASAAARLSGARAMAAARLGDEVSALMAELGMAGGLLRVELEPAAGSEPDPQGLERCELLVSANPGQPPRPLRKVASGGELARISLAIEVATLGKDTVGSMIFDEVDTGIGGAVAEVVGQKLRALGAQRQVLCVTHLPQVAAQGHAHLRVSKHSDGDSTRTQIERLDAAGRRDELARMLGGVEITRETRAHAKQMLERAQIA